One window from the genome of Nicotiana sylvestris chromosome 9, ASM39365v2, whole genome shotgun sequence encodes:
- the LOC138877548 gene encoding uncharacterized protein, which produces MRFEFPNEPVVEWKGDNVVPKGRFISYLKSTKMINKVCIYHLVRVMDTDVEAPTLEIVPVVNEFPDIFPDDRIPPDREIDFGIDAMPGTQPISIPPYRMAPIELKELNEELKDLLEKGRVIVQNRVESLLVVEVKKKQRNDPLLIQLKEGIHKHKTIAFSIDMDDGTFTVNFWKKFQGLSTQVNLSTAFHPKTNGKAEQTIETLEDMLRVCVLYFKGSWYDHLPLIKFAYNNSYHASIQIAPFKELYGKRCRSLIRWFKIREVELIGPDLMHQTMEKVKIIKEWLKIAQSHQKSYSDVRRRDLDFKEEDRKVVGDPSLIVPVETIETNEELSYEEIAVSILDRQVQNLRNKEIASVKVLWRNQQVEEATWEAEEEMKKKYHYLFE; this is translated from the exons ATGAGGTTTGAATTTCCAAATGAgccagttgttgaatggaaggggGATAATGTGGTGCCAAAGGgtaggtttatttcttaccttaagtcCACGAAGATGATTAACAAGGTGTGTATCTATCATTTGGTCCGGGTTATGGACACCGATGTTGAGGCACCTACACTTGAGATTGtgccagttgtgaatgaatttccaGATATCTTTCCTGATGATAGGATCCCaccagatagggagattgattttgggattgaTGCGATGCCAGGCAcacagcctatatctattccgcCTTACAGAATGGCACCGATAGAATTAAAAGAGTTAAATGAGGAATTAAAGGATTTGTTAGAGAAGG GCAGGGTGATTGTGCAAAATAGGGTTGAATCATTACTTGTGGTGGAGGTCAAAAAGAAGCAACGCAATGATCCATTGTTGATACAATTGAAGGAGGGCATTCATAAACATAAGACTATTGCTTTTTCTATCGACATGGATGATGGTACA TTCACAGttaacttttggaagaaatttcagggCTTGAGTACTCAGGTGAATCTTAGTACAGCCTTTCATCCAAAGACCAACGGGAAGGCAGAACAGACTATTGagacgctcgaggatatgttgcgtgtTTGTGTTCTCTACTTCAAGGGTAGCTGGTATGATCATTTGCCACTCATaaaatttgcctacaacaatagttatcatgctagtattcaaATAGCACCATTCAAGGAACTATATGGTAAGAGATGTAGATCTCTTATTAGGTGGTTCAAGATTAGGGAAGTTGAATTGATAGGACCAGACCTCATGCATCAGACTATGGAAAAGGTCAAGATCATTAAGGAGTGGTTGAAAATTGCTCAGAGTCATCAAAAGTCCTATTCGGATGTTCGTCGTAGAGATTTAGACTTCAAAGAAGAAGATAGG AAAGTAGTCGGAGATCCGTCGCTTATCGTaccagttgaaactattgagactaatgaagaactgtcatatgaagaaattGCAGTTTCCATTCTTGACAGGCAAGTCCAAAACttgagaaataaagaaattgcctccgtgaaagtgctATGGCGAAACCAACAGGTTGAAGAGGctacttgggaagccgaggaagaaatgaagaagaagtatcattatttgtttgaataG